A single genomic interval of Asinibacterium sp. OR53 harbors:
- a CDS encoding magnesium transporter CorA family protein, with product MIQYFKNQDGQTIEINKPEAGIWVNLVPPFKEEEFIELGEKLEIPIAFLRDSLDIDERPRYELEDNVRFIVIKTPTENNSFNDSDAYYITIPICIILTHNQIVTVNSFDNGAIKKFLNSFQKRHPDKKNMMILKVFEKVVQNFMEFLKEINHRRNQYETSLYKSNSNEDLLNLMRIQKSLVYFVTALRGNEMLMMKLERSNFLGLNEEEREFLNDLIVDTSQALEMANTYTNILTSTLDAFASIISNNLNSVMKRLTAIIIIISFPALVAGIYSMNVGIPYMHSPYAFYVSIVLSLIASVIISWYFMKKKWF from the coding sequence ATGATACAATACTTTAAGAACCAAGACGGTCAAACGATTGAAATCAATAAACCGGAAGCGGGCATCTGGGTGAATCTTGTTCCTCCTTTCAAGGAAGAAGAATTCATTGAATTGGGAGAAAAACTGGAAATACCCATCGCTTTCCTGCGCGATTCACTGGATATAGACGAACGGCCGCGTTATGAACTGGAAGACAATGTGCGGTTCATTGTTATCAAAACGCCTACCGAAAATAATTCTTTCAACGACAGCGATGCATACTATATCACTATTCCCATCTGCATCATCCTAACGCACAACCAGATTGTTACGGTAAACTCATTCGACAATGGAGCCATCAAAAAATTCCTCAACTCTTTTCAGAAACGTCATCCCGACAAAAAGAATATGATGATCCTGAAAGTGTTTGAGAAAGTGGTGCAGAATTTCATGGAATTCCTCAAAGAGATCAACCACCGCCGTAACCAATATGAAACAAGTTTGTACAAAAGCAACAGCAACGAAGATCTGCTCAACCTCATGCGGATACAAAAAAGTCTTGTGTATTTCGTCACTGCCCTGCGCGGCAATGAGATGTTGATGATGAAACTGGAGAGAAGTAATTTCCTGGGACTGAATGAAGAAGAACGCGAATTCCTGAACGACCTGATCGTGGATACCAGCCAGGCCCTTGAAATGGCTAATACTTACACAAATATCCTCACCAGCACACTCGATGCTTTTGCCAGCATCATCAGCAATAACCTGAATAGTGTGATGAAGCGCCTGACGGCTATTATCATCATAATTTCATTTCCCGCGTTAGTGGCCGGTATATATAGCATGAACGTAGGCATACCCTATATGCATTCTCCATATGCATTCTATGTCTCAATCGTACTTTCGCTAATCGCATCGGTGATCATCAGCTGGTATTTCATGAAAAAGAAATGGTTCTGA
- a CDS encoding cysteine-rich CWC family protein, which translates to MQKTCSKCGTTFGCKNEAPGCWCESVRVDAPTLALLREQFDNCLCPACLQSYSHLQDSQQE; encoded by the coding sequence ATGCAAAAGACCTGCTCAAAATGCGGAACCACGTTTGGCTGCAAGAATGAAGCGCCGGGCTGCTGGTGCGAATCGGTCCGTGTTGATGCACCCACCCTCGCTTTATTGAGGGAACAATTTGATAATTGTCTTTGTCCCGCTTGCTTGCAATCGTACAGCCATTTGCAGGATTCGCAACAAGAATAA
- a CDS encoding queuosine precursor transporter → MIHSILKDKPTKLFLGISAFFVANALIAECIGGKIFSLEKVFGLNPVQFNLFGQSGMSFNLTCGVLLWPLEFVITDVVNEYYGPKAVRRISYTAVALIGYAFLMFYLAMQIAPANFWIASKQADGIPNMQQAFSGIFGQGMWIILGSLTAFLVSQIVDVTVFHRIKKVTGHKWVWLRATGSTVVSQLVDSFVVLFIAFKIGNGWSWQLVLAICFVNYLYKFTMAVVLTPLIYLIEGKIERYVGHETAHKMKLAAMGKSEE, encoded by the coding sequence ATGATACACAGCATACTGAAAGACAAACCCACCAAATTGTTTTTAGGAATCAGCGCTTTTTTTGTAGCCAACGCACTCATCGCAGAATGCATTGGCGGAAAGATTTTTTCGCTGGAAAAAGTTTTCGGATTGAACCCGGTTCAATTCAACTTGTTCGGACAGTCAGGCATGTCGTTCAATCTCACCTGTGGTGTGTTGTTATGGCCGCTTGAATTTGTGATTACCGATGTAGTAAATGAATATTACGGACCGAAAGCCGTGCGAAGAATCAGTTATACCGCGGTAGCGCTGATAGGTTATGCCTTCCTGATGTTTTACCTGGCCATGCAGATAGCGCCTGCCAATTTCTGGATTGCGTCCAAACAGGCCGATGGGATACCCAATATGCAGCAGGCATTTAGCGGGATATTCGGACAAGGTATGTGGATCATCCTGGGTAGTCTTACCGCATTCCTCGTAAGCCAGATCGTGGATGTTACCGTATTTCACCGCATTAAAAAAGTTACCGGTCACAAATGGGTTTGGTTGAGGGCAACAGGCTCTACGGTTGTATCGCAACTGGTGGATAGTTTTGTAGTGCTTTTTATTGCTTTTAAAATAGGTAATGGCTGGAGCTGGCAATTGGTGCTAGCCATTTGTTTTGTAAACTATTTGTATAAATTTACAATGGCGGTAGTACTTACGCCACTGATTTACCTGATCGAAGGAAAGATAGAACGGTATGTGGGACATGAAACAGCCCACAAAATGAAGCTGGCGGCGATGGGCAAATCGGAAGAGTGA
- a CDS encoding helix-turn-helix domain-containing protein, with product MQEDIINQISNRLRELRKDKNITLQELADAAGVSKGMLSQVENNRSIPSLTVLLNLIRSLQIDFNEFFKDINLLTTDHKVIYRKKEQYQPFEKENAHGFFYQRLFSTTVHDYHVDFVMLRLESNAERQMVSTDAFEFKYLLKGKVEYTIGEETYLMEEGDSLFFDATDMHNPRNVGKEDALLLVIYFFKNKAV from the coding sequence ATGCAGGAGGATATCATCAACCAGATCAGTAACCGTTTGCGGGAGCTCAGAAAGGATAAGAACATCACATTGCAGGAACTGGCCGATGCTGCAGGCGTTTCCAAGGGAATGCTCAGCCAGGTAGAAAACAACCGCAGTATCCCTTCTTTAACGGTATTGCTCAACCTGATCAGGTCTTTGCAAATAGACTTCAACGAATTCTTTAAAGATATCAACCTGCTCACCACCGATCATAAAGTGATCTACCGGAAAAAAGAACAATACCAGCCTTTCGAAAAAGAGAATGCCCATGGGTTCTTTTATCAACGGCTGTTTTCTACCACCGTGCACGATTACCATGTGGATTTTGTAATGCTGCGGCTGGAAAGCAATGCAGAACGCCAAATGGTAAGCACAGATGCTTTTGAGTTCAAATACCTGCTCAAGGGCAAAGTGGAATATACCATCGGTGAGGAAACCTACCTCATGGAAGAAGGCGATTCTCTTTTTTTCGACGCAACCGACATGCATAACCCCCGCAATGTTGGCAAAGAAGACGCCTTGCTGTTGGTGATCTACTTTTTCAAAAACAAAGCTGTATAG
- a CDS encoding NUDIX hydrolase produces MAKINVRVYGILLDSRQRLLVSDEFIRGGYFTKLPGGGLEFGEGTRDCLKREFMEETGLSVNIGDHIYTTDYYQPSAFHPGDQIISIYYYVHATEPMQLETKDRPFDFAPHQVADPQGESEVFRWILWEQVHEDIMTLPIDKIVVRKVLEQHSVA; encoded by the coding sequence ATGGCAAAAATAAACGTTAGAGTATATGGCATCCTGCTCGACAGTCGTCAACGTTTACTCGTAAGCGATGAATTCATTCGCGGCGGGTATTTCACCAAACTGCCCGGAGGAGGATTGGAATTCGGCGAAGGCACGAGGGATTGTCTCAAACGCGAGTTCATGGAAGAAACCGGTCTCTCTGTAAACATCGGCGACCATATTTATACCACCGATTATTACCAGCCTTCCGCTTTTCATCCAGGCGACCAGATCATCTCCATTTACTATTACGTACATGCAACAGAACCCATGCAACTAGAAACAAAAGACCGTCCCTTCGATTTTGCTCCCCACCAGGTAGCTGATCCGCAAGGAGAAAGTGAGGTCTTTCGTTGGATCCTATGGGAACAGGTTCATGAAGATATCATGACCCTGCCCATTGATAAGATCGTTGTCCGGAAAGTGCTCGAACAGCACTCAGTAGCTTAG
- the dapF gene encoding diaminopimelate epimerase, with the protein MQLNFYKYQGTGNDFVILDNRDGSISLNTQQVKFLCDRRFGIGADGLMLLNKLDGYDFEMAYYNADGRESSMCGNGGRCLTRFAFDRGIHKANYLFRAVDGDHQAELGENGWIRLKMQDVSDVKEYHGDLLLDTGSPHYVKNVHHVMDLDVFKAGREIRYSKDFEAEGINVNFVENDDKKIIVRTYERGVEDETFSCGTGATASALISAHNDKGFNQVEVQTLGGHLAVEFDKTGEHSFENIWLCGPATFVFKGEIEI; encoded by the coding sequence ATGCAACTTAATTTTTACAAATACCAGGGCACCGGAAATGATTTTGTGATCCTCGATAACAGGGATGGTTCCATTTCACTCAATACCCAGCAAGTGAAATTTTTGTGCGACAGGCGTTTCGGCATCGGGGCAGATGGCCTGATGCTCCTCAATAAGCTGGATGGCTATGATTTTGAAATGGCTTATTACAATGCCGATGGCCGTGAGAGCAGCATGTGCGGCAATGGAGGCCGTTGTCTGACCCGCTTTGCATTCGACAGGGGTATCCACAAAGCAAACTATTTATTCAGGGCAGTAGACGGCGATCACCAAGCAGAGCTTGGCGAAAATGGTTGGATCAGGCTTAAAATGCAGGATGTAAGCGATGTAAAAGAATACCATGGCGACCTTTTGCTCGATACCGGTTCTCCGCATTATGTCAAGAACGTTCACCATGTGATGGACCTCGATGTTTTCAAAGCAGGCAGAGAAATCCGTTATAGCAAGGACTTTGAAGCCGAAGGCATTAACGTGAATTTTGTAGAGAACGATGATAAAAAAATCATTGTACGAACCTATGAACGTGGTGTGGAAGATGAAACCTTCAGTTGCGGAACGGGTGCTACTGCCTCTGCACTGATTTCTGCTCATAACGACAAAGGATTCAACCAGGTGGAAGTGCAGACCCTGGGCGGACACCTCGCGGTTGAATTCGACAAGACAGGGGAACACAGTTTTGAGAATATCTGGTTATGCGGACCAGCGACATTTGTATTCAAAGGGGAGATAGAGATATAG
- a CDS encoding DUF4382 domain-containing protein has product MKKITLKRFGMMMAMVLPVLLLFFAIACNKSASTPQNKSLTVHLTDDPALFNDVFIDVKTVEVKIDPDLNHDSHFSDADKDSDDDGTDHDQFGKWDTLHIRPGVYDIMKLRNGLDTVLATGNIPVGRIEKIRITLGTNNSVVLANNVSQPLILAPGQNNYLYVKIDDEDLDNAGGQVGLWIDFDLSESIREYNGQFYLKPALKAFSMEQSGSIEGKVLPLDAHAMVKAYSGTDTATAIPEAGNGEFKIRGLKTGTYSVSFKSSNGYRDTTITNVQVMKGNETDLPTVTLHK; this is encoded by the coding sequence ATGAAAAAAATTACTTTGAAACGCTTCGGCATGATGATGGCAATGGTATTGCCGGTTCTCTTATTATTTTTTGCAATCGCCTGTAACAAATCGGCGAGCACTCCGCAAAACAAATCCCTGACAGTGCATTTGACAGATGACCCTGCACTTTTCAACGACGTCTTCATTGATGTTAAAACAGTGGAAGTTAAAATCGACCCTGATTTGAATCACGACAGCCATTTCAGCGATGCTGATAAAGACAGTGATGATGACGGGACAGACCATGACCAGTTTGGTAAATGGGATACCCTGCACATCAGACCTGGTGTGTATGATATCATGAAACTCAGGAATGGATTGGACACTGTATTGGCCACTGGTAATATCCCTGTGGGCAGGATCGAGAAGATCCGGATTACCCTGGGTACTAACAATTCAGTGGTGTTAGCCAATAATGTATCACAACCGCTGATCCTGGCTCCCGGTCAGAACAACTATCTCTATGTAAAAATTGACGATGAAGATCTCGATAATGCAGGTGGCCAGGTAGGTCTTTGGATTGACTTTGATCTTTCAGAATCCATCCGTGAGTACAATGGTCAGTTTTACCTGAAACCGGCATTAAAAGCATTCAGCATGGAGCAATCCGGCAGCATTGAAGGCAAAGTATTACCGCTCGATGCACATGCAATGGTAAAAGCTTATTCCGGAACAGATACTGCAACAGCGATTCCAGAAGCAGGTAATGGAGAATTCAAGATTCGTGGATTAAAGACTGGCACTTACAGTGTATCGTTCAAATCAAGTAACGGATACAGGGACACTACGATCACTAATGTACAGGTAATGAAAGGAAATGAAACAGACCTTCCTACTGTTACACTGCACAAGTAA
- a CDS encoding SusC/RagA family TonB-linked outer membrane protein produces the protein MKHQLIRYFKALLLSFTTLVMCAHLSAQSVSVKGKVTDAATKRPVEGVSVTVKHTNIGTTTNANGEFELHVAPANSQLLINYVGYAQKQVNATSQFLDILIDPSSKQLDEVVVTALGVKKETKKLGYAVQEVKGADLVKAREPNPVNGLVGKVAGLDVAISREMLAAPAVSLRGYNISLYVVDGIPITSDTWNLSPDDIESYTVLKGLAATAIYGSRAQDGAILITTKKAKKNDKGYTIEFNSSTQLDKGFIAVPKTQALYGGGDYSQYAFGDGKGGGINDGDYDVWGPKFEGQLVPQYDSPIDPVTGVRKGTPYIARGVDNLKKFIQAGLLTTNNLSFSSANDRSNIRMSLSHTYQQGIVPNTKLNTVNFNINTGYNLSDKLKIEGNLNYNRQFSPNFPDVVYGPNSVIYNLTIWTGADYDVNQLRNYWQPGKEGVQSIFAEYQRYHNPWFMSYEWLRGHYKTDVYGTAALTYKPNSHIEAILRTNVSTFDVMRNEKLPYSAHPYGRELNRGDYSEDRRTMFDNNVEGLVKYTGKIRGGFTIDGLGGVNARNFSYNSSFVKTDYLNVPGLYSFANTLNPLKAYNFNSKMLVLSAYYSLSVDYKKYLSVTTTGRVDKNSTLRVNNNTYFYPSVSVASVISDYIDLPRAISFLKIRGSYATAKAPSTSPYLGPAGYPLGYGTPYTTVYGGPSYSLSDPAYGIGTVYNNQTGAYAPGNKVDPNIKSSVSTSAEYGLDIKFLKNRLGLSATYYDNIKGPGIVTSALSETSGLTGIITNAIKTEIKGAELSLTGSPIQNRKGLSWDVLLNWSTFRETYKELPANLSDYKFKQGDRVDKLYASVTAKTPDGKVINDASGYPVYLPKAQYVGNGDVDWSWAVYNKFTYKTFSLAFQFDGKVGGKVQDRVLRKGIEGGSNIETVQGAVGAAREYEFHHYTDPGFKGTYVGEGVQIISGTPKYDPVTGVITNYKDLQFAPNKSVVNYIQDYVSSYFNDFEHTSVAKTYAKLRELVLTYSLPQRFLGKKSFITKIDVSLVGRNLLYFFPSRFKDMDVDQYSGRNIYSGNSREPNLQTPTTRSYGFNVNIVF, from the coding sequence ATGAAGCATCAGTTGATTCGCTACTTCAAGGCTTTGTTATTGTCGTTTACGACCCTTGTGATGTGCGCACATTTGTCTGCACAATCCGTTTCCGTAAAAGGAAAAGTAACAGATGCCGCTACCAAGCGCCCCGTAGAAGGGGTTAGTGTTACTGTTAAGCATACCAATATTGGCACTACCACCAATGCAAATGGTGAATTTGAACTGCATGTTGCTCCTGCAAATAGCCAGTTGTTGATCAATTATGTTGGATATGCACAAAAACAAGTGAATGCAACCAGCCAATTTTTGGATATCCTTATCGACCCTTCGTCAAAACAACTGGACGAAGTGGTGGTAACCGCCCTGGGTGTGAAAAAGGAAACCAAAAAACTGGGTTACGCTGTTCAGGAAGTAAAAGGCGCCGACCTGGTAAAAGCCCGGGAGCCTAATCCCGTCAATGGCCTTGTGGGCAAAGTTGCAGGCCTCGATGTGGCCATCAGCCGGGAAATGCTGGCTGCACCAGCCGTATCTCTCCGCGGTTATAATATCTCTTTATATGTAGTAGATGGTATTCCCATCACATCCGATACCTGGAACCTCAGTCCGGATGACATCGAATCTTATACTGTCCTGAAAGGCCTCGCTGCTACTGCTATCTATGGTAGCCGTGCCCAGGATGGCGCTATCCTCATTACTACCAAAAAGGCTAAGAAAAACGATAAAGGCTATACCATAGAATTCAATTCATCTACCCAGCTTGACAAAGGTTTTATAGCCGTTCCGAAAACACAGGCGCTCTATGGCGGAGGTGATTATTCGCAGTATGCGTTTGGAGATGGTAAAGGTGGTGGTATCAATGATGGAGACTACGACGTATGGGGACCTAAATTTGAAGGACAATTGGTTCCCCAGTACGACAGCCCTATCGACCCGGTAACCGGAGTTAGAAAGGGAACGCCTTATATTGCCCGTGGTGTGGATAACCTGAAAAAATTCATCCAGGCCGGTCTGTTAACCACCAATAACCTCAGCTTTTCATCTGCCAACGACAGATCCAATATCAGGATGTCGCTGTCTCATACTTACCAGCAGGGTATTGTACCCAATACCAAATTGAATACGGTTAATTTCAACATCAATACCGGGTACAACCTGAGTGATAAATTGAAGATTGAGGGTAACCTGAACTATAATCGTCAATTCTCTCCCAACTTTCCTGATGTTGTGTACGGCCCTAACAGCGTGATCTATAACCTGACCATCTGGACTGGCGCCGATTACGATGTGAATCAACTGCGTAATTACTGGCAGCCTGGCAAGGAAGGTGTTCAATCCATATTTGCTGAATATCAGCGTTACCACAATCCCTGGTTCATGAGTTACGAATGGTTGCGTGGTCATTATAAAACAGATGTGTATGGAACTGCTGCGTTAACCTATAAACCCAATTCGCATATCGAAGCCATTCTGAGGACGAACGTGAGCACTTTCGATGTAATGCGTAATGAGAAACTGCCTTATTCGGCACACCCCTACGGCAGGGAACTGAACCGTGGCGATTATTCTGAAGACAGGCGCACAATGTTCGACAACAACGTAGAAGGCCTGGTGAAATACACCGGTAAGATCAGGGGTGGATTTACCATTGACGGCCTTGGTGGTGTCAATGCCCGCAATTTCAGCTATAACTCCAGCTTTGTGAAAACGGACTACCTGAACGTTCCGGGGCTTTATTCTTTCGCCAATACCCTGAACCCGCTGAAAGCTTACAATTTTAATTCGAAAATGCTCGTATTGAGTGCTTATTACTCTCTTAGTGTAGACTATAAAAAATACCTTTCTGTAACTACTACCGGCAGGGTAGATAAAAACTCTACACTCCGTGTGAACAATAACACTTATTTCTATCCTTCGGTTTCAGTAGCATCTGTTATTTCAGATTATATAGACCTGCCCCGCGCCATCAGCTTCCTGAAAATCAGGGGAAGCTATGCTACGGCAAAAGCGCCCAGTACCAGCCCTTATCTCGGGCCGGCCGGATACCCGCTGGGTTATGGAACTCCTTATACAACGGTATATGGCGGACCTTCTTATTCATTGTCTGACCCTGCTTATGGTATTGGAACTGTGTACAATAACCAGACAGGCGCTTATGCACCGGGTAATAAAGTAGACCCCAATATCAAGTCTTCCGTTTCTACCAGTGCAGAGTACGGTCTGGATATCAAATTCCTGAAAAACAGACTGGGCTTGAGTGCTACTTATTACGACAATATCAAAGGTCCAGGCATCGTTACTTCAGCGCTTTCAGAAACATCCGGCTTAACCGGTATCATTACCAATGCGATTAAAACAGAGATCAAAGGTGCTGAACTGTCGCTGACCGGATCTCCCATCCAAAACAGGAAAGGCCTGTCATGGGATGTGTTGTTGAACTGGTCTACTTTCCGCGAAACTTATAAAGAACTGCCTGCCAACCTTTCGGACTACAAATTTAAGCAGGGTGACAGGGTGGATAAGCTGTACGCAAGTGTGACAGCTAAAACTCCCGATGGAAAAGTGATCAATGATGCATCAGGCTATCCTGTTTATTTGCCGAAAGCCCAGTATGTAGGAAATGGGGATGTGGATTGGAGTTGGGCTGTTTACAACAAATTCACTTATAAAACCTTCAGCCTTGCTTTCCAGTTTGATGGTAAAGTAGGAGGAAAGGTGCAGGACAGGGTATTGAGAAAGGGTATTGAAGGCGGAAGTAATATCGAAACCGTACAAGGTGCAGTAGGTGCAGCCAGGGAGTACGAGTTCCACCATTATACAGATCCGGGATTCAAAGGTACTTATGTAGGTGAGGGAGTACAGATCATCAGCGGTACACCCAAGTACGATCCGGTTACAGGCGTGATCACCAACTATAAAGACCTGCAATTTGCACCCAATAAATCCGTGGTGAATTATATCCAGGACTATGTGAGCAGTTATTTCAATGATTTCGAACACACTTCTGTAGCCAAAACCTACGCTAAATTGAGGGAATTAGTGCTGACCTATTCTCTTCCCCAGCGATTCCTGGGCAAGAAATCCTTCATTACAAAGATCGATGTGTCACTGGTTGGCCGTAATCTGCTGTATTTCTTCCCTTCCCGTTTTAAAGACATGGATGTGGACCAGTACTCTGGCAGAAACATCTATTCCGGCAACAGCAGGGAACCGAACCTGCAAACGCCCACAACGCGTAGCTACGGATTTAACGTAAACATTGTTTTCTAA
- a CDS encoding nucleoside phosphorylase — MNRIAESELIINNRGAVYHLNLRPEELAPTVITVGDPDRVQEVSKHFDSIEGKYQHREFVTHTGRIGKKRISVVSTGIGTDNIDIVLNELDALVNIDFTARTVKQELTKLTIVRVGTSGSLQADIPVDSFVASTHGLGVDNLLNFYRQENNDEDLHILKAFTAHTQLTGGMAAPYIAGAGAAVLKHFVEGFYHGITVTCPGFYGPQGRVLRLGLVNPDFIDLLTAFRFGNHRITNFEMETSGIYGIGKLLGHHCLSLSAIVANRVKKEFSKDSAAAIEQLIVKTLEILAMN, encoded by the coding sequence ATGAATCGCATAGCGGAAAGCGAGTTGATCATTAATAATCGAGGGGCAGTTTATCACCTGAACCTCAGACCGGAAGAACTGGCTCCTACTGTCATTACGGTGGGCGACCCCGACCGGGTACAGGAAGTTAGCAAGCATTTCGACAGCATCGAAGGAAAATACCAACACCGTGAATTTGTAACACATACCGGCCGTATTGGAAAGAAAAGGATTTCAGTGGTTTCTACAGGCATCGGCACCGATAATATCGATATTGTATTGAATGAACTGGATGCTTTGGTAAATATTGATTTTACGGCCAGAACGGTCAAACAGGAACTCACTAAATTGACCATTGTGCGCGTAGGCACTTCCGGCTCTTTGCAAGCCGATATACCGGTAGACAGTTTTGTGGCCAGCACACATGGATTAGGGGTGGACAACCTGCTGAATTTTTACCGCCAGGAAAACAACGATGAGGACCTGCATATACTCAAAGCATTTACTGCTCATACGCAGTTAACAGGTGGCATGGCTGCTCCGTATATTGCCGGTGCAGGTGCCGCTGTATTGAAACATTTTGTGGAAGGGTTCTACCACGGCATCACCGTTACCTGTCCGGGTTTTTATGGTCCACAGGGCAGGGTGCTGCGACTGGGCCTCGTGAACCCGGATTTCATAGACCTGCTCACCGCATTTCGTTTTGGCAATCATCGCATCACTAATTTTGAAATGGAGACCAGTGGCATCTATGGCATCGGGAAATTGTTGGGTCATCATTGTTTGAGCCTCAGCGCTATTGTGGCGAACAGGGTAAAAAAAGAATTCAGTAAAGATAGTGCGGCCGCTATAGAACAATTGATCGTAAAAACACTAGAAATACTGGCGATGAATTAA
- a CDS encoding HAD-IIA family hydrolase, whose product MKKKGFLIDMDGVVYKGSEPIPGAVAFINGLREQGFPFLFLTNNSQRTARDVCYKLRKMGFHVSDEDIFTCAMATARYLVSRKEQGTAYVIGEGGLLTELHNIGYSIVDDHPDYVIIGEGRTIMLESVDKAINMIMGGAKLIATNLDPNCPVGNEKYRAGCGAFVAMLEFATGKQAFSVGKPSPVMMRMARKILGLSTAETIMIGDTMGTDILGAGSMGFTTVLTLSGVTKEEDLDHYGYTPDFIIPSVKSLLDEALFTKVLSKQHEQFSYDDHTMILH is encoded by the coding sequence ATGAAAAAGAAAGGTTTTCTTATTGACATGGATGGGGTAGTGTACAAAGGCAGCGAGCCTATCCCCGGTGCAGTAGCATTTATCAATGGCCTGCGTGAGCAAGGGTTTCCCTTCCTGTTCCTGACCAATAACAGCCAGCGTACGGCCAGGGACGTCTGTTATAAGCTGCGCAAAATGGGCTTTCATGTAAGCGATGAAGATATCTTCACCTGTGCAATGGCTACAGCCCGGTACCTGGTTTCGAGAAAAGAACAGGGTACCGCTTATGTGATAGGGGAAGGCGGCCTGCTAACAGAACTTCATAATATTGGTTACTCTATTGTAGACGATCATCCCGATTATGTGATCATCGGTGAAGGAAGAACGATCATGCTGGAATCGGTTGACAAAGCCATCAACATGATCATGGGTGGGGCCAAACTGATTGCCACCAACCTGGATCCGAATTGCCCGGTAGGCAATGAGAAATACAGGGCAGGTTGTGGTGCGTTTGTTGCCATGCTGGAATTTGCCACAGGCAAACAAGCATTCAGTGTGGGTAAACCCAGCCCGGTGATGATGCGTATGGCCAGGAAGATATTGGGATTGTCTACCGCGGAGACCATCATGATCGGGGATACCATGGGCACCGATATCCTGGGCGCCGGCTCCATGGGGTTCACCACTGTACTTACTTTATCGGGCGTAACGAAAGAAGAGGACCTGGATCATTATGGATACACACCCGATTTCATCATACCCTCTGTGAAGAGTTTGCTGGATGAAGCATTGTTTACAAAAGTACTGTCCAAACAACACGAACAATTTTCATACGATGATCACACGATGATCCTGCATTAA